The Nitrospirota bacterium genome contains the following window.
GAAGGCACGACATTCAGCATCTATTTACCCCTCGCGGGGTAACGAGGGGGAATTCAGCTAGAGCGCACAACAAGAGTCAAAAGCTGTCTCACGCAAAGTCGCAACGAAAAGCATGCATCTTTTATACGATTTATTGACTCGTGCAGCGGCTGATTTTGTTCGGGGTTCTGAGTCTTTCCTTGGCGTCTTTGCGAGACGTACGGATTTGAGACTCTGGTATTGACCATGTCCAATGAAACAGTCCTCATAGTCGATGACGACGAAAGCGTCCGCTGGGTGCTGAAGAAGTCCCTTGAGAAGGAGCACATCGAGACGGCCCTGGCGAAGAACGCCCAGGAGGCGCTTGACCGGATCAAGGAGGGCGGCATCGCCATCGCTCTCATGGACATCCGCATGCCGGGCATGAGCGGGTTCGAGGCGCTCGAGAAGATCCAGGGCGAGCACACCGGGGTTTCGGTCATCATCATGACGGCGCAGGCCACGATGCAGAACGCGATCGAGGCCATGCGGCGGGGCGCTTTCGATTACATCACCAAGCCCTTTGACCTGGACGAGGTGAATATCCTCGTGCGCAAGGCGATCGACATCCGCCGTCTCTCGCTCGAAGTGAACGCGCTTCGGGCCGAGGTGCGGGAGAAGTACGAGGGCGGGCTGGTGGGCAATACGCCGGCCATGCAGGAGATCTACAAGACCATCGGCAGGGTCGCCGAGAGCGATGCCACGGTCCTGATCCACGGCGAGAGCGGCACCGGCAAGGAACTGGTGGCCCGGGCCATCCACTACCACAGCAGGCGGGCGGGCAGGCCCTTCGTCGCGGTCAACTCCGCCGCGATCCCGTCGGAGCTGCTCGAGAGCGAGCTTTTCGGCCACGAGAAGGGCGCCTTCACCGGTGCCGTGGTGCGCAAGATCGGGAAGTTCGAGGCCGCGGGAGGCGGCACCCTGTTCCTGGACGAGATCGGAGACATGAACCTGCCGCTGCAGGGAAAACTGCTGCGCGTGCTGCAGGAGCGCGAGTTCGAGCGGGTGGGCGGAACCGAGCCGATCAAGACCGACGTTCGCGTGATCGCGGCGACGCACCGCAACCTCGAAAAGGCGGTGCGCGACAAGCGGTTCCGGGAGGACCTGTTCTACCGCCTGAACGTCATCCAGATCGGCATTCCGCCGCTCAGGAAGCGAAAGGACGACATCCCGACGCTGGCCGAGTTCTTCATGCAGAAATACCAGTCCGGCCAGGGCAAGGCAAAGGTGCTCACGCCCGAGACGATCAAGATCCTGCGCGCCTACGACTGGCCCGGGAACGTGCGCGAACTGGAGAACGCCGTCCAGCGCGCCATCACGCTCTCCCAGGGCGACAAGATATTTCCCGACGCCCTGCCGCCGCAGATATTCAAGCCCGGCCACGGCGTCGCGCTGTCCTTCGAGAACTTCCTCGAGGAAAAACTCTCCGATCTTGTCGACCGCATGGGCGGCCTCGAAAGCGGAGACATCTATTCCCTCGTGATCCAGCGCGTGGAGAAGCCGCTCATTATGCTCGTGCTCAGGAAGACGGAAGGCAATCAGGTCCGCGCCGCGCACCTCCTCGGCATCAACCGCAACACCCTGCGAAAAAAGATCAAGGAACTGGGCATCAGGGGACCCTTCGGCAGCGAAGCGGATGATCAGCCTGAGCCGGAGGAAGAGGAGTAAAACGCGACATCTTCATCCGGCATAGTCCATCCGTTGTCCGCCGTTCCTGGACCGGCCTTGCCTCCCCGGCACTCAGCGGTCTATCCCATGTTGCTCACTGGCCCGTCCGGCCGATGACTTGTCAGGTCCTCCCTGCTCCGGAACCGTTCCGACCCTCTTGACAATCACCGCAGTATCCCGGTATAAATAGGTCCCGGCCCCGGGGGCCGGCCGAGTTTCGTCCACATCAACATCAGGAGGTGCGCCATGGCAGCAACTGCAGAAAAAATGGAATTCAAGACAGAAGTGAAAGAACTGCTGGATCTGATGATCCATTCCCTCTATTCCCACAAGGAGGTCTTCCTGCGGGAGCTCATTTCCAACGCATCCGACGCCATCGATAAGGCCCGGTACGAGTCGCTCACGAACAGGGAGATCATGGAGGCCACGGGCGAGTGGAAGATCAAGATCGTAATCGACCGGACCGCGGGCACCCTGACCGTCCGCGACAACGGCATCGGCATGACCCGCGACGAGGTGATGGGCGAGCTCGGGACCATCGCCCATTCCGGCACCAGGGACTTCCTCAGGCTGCTGAAGGAAAAGACCGTCAAGGACAGCCCCGAGCTGATCGGCCAGTTCGGCGTGGGCTTCTATTCCTCCTTCATGGTTGCGGACAAAGTCACCGTCGTAACCCGGAAGGCAACGGAAAAGACGAAGAAGGCCGTGATCTGGGAATCGACCGCCGATGGTTCGTACACGGTCGGGGAGGCCGAAAAGGACCAGGCCGGGACGGACGTGATCCTGCACCTCAAGGCAGAGGAGAAGAAGTATCTCGACGAATGGGAGATCCGGTCGGTCATCCGGAAGTATTCCGATTATATCGAGCATCCCGTCGTGATGGACGTGGAGCGCGACAAGGAAGACCCGCAGGACAAGAGCAAGAGGATCAAGGTCACTGAAGAAGAGCGCATGAACTCGGGCAAGGCCATCTGGCTCCGCGAGCCCTCATCGGTCACCACTGAGGAGTATAACGATTTCTACAAGCATGTGTCCCATGACTTCAGTGATCCCGCCCGGGTGATCCATTACCGCGCCGAAGGAACCTCGGAGTTCACCGCGCTGCTGTACATCCCGTCCAAGGCGCCTTACGGCATCCTGTACCGCGACTTCAAGGTCGGACCGACGCTCTACGTCAAGCGCGTTCAGATCATGGACCACTGCGAGAAGCTGATCCCCGCGTACCTGCGCTTCGTCTCAGGCGTCGTGGACTCCTCGGACCTCCCGCTGAACGTGTCGCGCGAGATCCTGCAGGCGAACAGGCAGGTCGAGATCATCAACAAGAACGTGACGAAAAAGGTGCTCGATACCCTGGTGGAGCTGAAGAAGACCGGCTATAACGACTACGTCAGGTTCCACACCGAGTTCGGCAGGGTCCTGAAGGAAGGCATCCATTACGATGCTTCGCGCAGGGAGCAGATCGCGGACCTGCTGCTGTTCGCGTCGACCATGACCGAGGCGGGCAAATACACCACGCTCGATGACTACGTGAAGAACATGCCGATCGCGCAGCCCGACATCTACTACATCACCGGCAAGCCCGACGAGAATGTGCTGCAATCACCCTACCTCGAGGCGTTCCGGCAGAAGGGTTATGAGGTGCTGGTCCTGACCGACGACATCGACGATATCATCATGCTCGACCTGCAGGAATACAGGGGCAAGAAGGTGAAGTCCGTGCTCAAGGGCGACGTGAATCTGGACAAGGCCGACACTGCGGAAAAGGAGCATTCCCGGGAGAAGCTGTCGAAGCTCATCAGCCTGATCAAGGAGCAGCTCAAGGAGGAGGTGAAGGACGTACGCCTCTCCGGCAGGCTGACGGACTCGGCCTGCTGCCTAGTCGCCGATGAACAGGGGCTGGACCCGCAGATGGAAAAGCTGCTGAGATCGATGGGCCAGGATGTTCCGGCACAGAAGCGGGTCCTGGAGATCAACCCGGCGCATCAGGTTTTCGAGGCCATGAACGACCTGATCGGCAAGGGCGGGAACGATGCGCTGGTAAAGGAATATATCGACATGCTGTACAACCAGGCGCTGCTGCTGGAAGGTTCTAAACTGAGGGACCCGGCCGCCTTCG
Protein-coding sequences here:
- the ntrC gene encoding nitrogen regulation protein NR(I) — protein: MSNETVLIVDDDESVRWVLKKSLEKEHIETALAKNAQEALDRIKEGGIAIALMDIRMPGMSGFEALEKIQGEHTGVSVIIMTAQATMQNAIEAMRRGAFDYITKPFDLDEVNILVRKAIDIRRLSLEVNALRAEVREKYEGGLVGNTPAMQEIYKTIGRVAESDATVLIHGESGTGKELVARAIHYHSRRAGRPFVAVNSAAIPSELLESELFGHEKGAFTGAVVRKIGKFEAAGGGTLFLDEIGDMNLPLQGKLLRVLQEREFERVGGTEPIKTDVRVIAATHRNLEKAVRDKRFREDLFYRLNVIQIGIPPLRKRKDDIPTLAEFFMQKYQSGQGKAKVLTPETIKILRAYDWPGNVRELENAVQRAITLSQGDKIFPDALPPQIFKPGHGVALSFENFLEEKLSDLVDRMGGLESGDIYSLVIQRVEKPLIMLVLRKTEGNQVRAAHLLGINRNTLRKKIKELGIRGPFGSEADDQPEPEEEE
- the htpG gene encoding molecular chaperone HtpG produces the protein MAATAEKMEFKTEVKELLDLMIHSLYSHKEVFLRELISNASDAIDKARYESLTNREIMEATGEWKIKIVIDRTAGTLTVRDNGIGMTRDEVMGELGTIAHSGTRDFLRLLKEKTVKDSPELIGQFGVGFYSSFMVADKVTVVTRKATEKTKKAVIWESTADGSYTVGEAEKDQAGTDVILHLKAEEKKYLDEWEIRSVIRKYSDYIEHPVVMDVERDKEDPQDKSKRIKVTEEERMNSGKAIWLREPSSVTTEEYNDFYKHVSHDFSDPARVIHYRAEGTSEFTALLYIPSKAPYGILYRDFKVGPTLYVKRVQIMDHCEKLIPAYLRFVSGVVDSSDLPLNVSREILQANRQVEIINKNVTKKVLDTLVELKKTGYNDYVRFHTEFGRVLKEGIHYDASRREQIADLLLFASTMTEAGKYTTLDDYVKNMPIAQPDIYYITGKPDENVLQSPYLEAFRQKGYEVLVLTDDIDDIIMLDLQEYRGKKVKSVLKGDVNLDKADTAEKEHSREKLSKLISLIKEQLKEEVKDVRLSGRLTDSACCLVADEQGLDPQMEKLLRSMGQDVPAQKRVLEINPAHQVFEAMNDLIGKGGNDALVKEYIDMLYNQALLLEGSKLRDPAAFAKTVAKLMTESAKQQAGK